From one Idiomarina sp. X4 genomic stretch:
- a CDS encoding DUF2878 domain-containing protein — protein MHKIISFVLFNGIWFSAVVGRGDYLWLTVALVLIQVVYSLRIGNTHWTVMARLFAVGLLLEAISISLGVIDFEGGYFPLWLALLWLGFAAMAPVALDWLAKKTWLALIAGAVSGPVTYMTGVQFGAAAIESTLVTVVTYAAVWSLMMGYFVYLMTSKPNERKEILP, from the coding sequence ATGCACAAGATTATTAGTTTTGTTTTGTTCAATGGTATTTGGTTCAGCGCGGTTGTCGGGCGTGGCGATTACCTTTGGCTGACAGTCGCGTTAGTGCTGATACAAGTCGTCTATAGCTTACGTATTGGCAATACTCACTGGACAGTTATGGCTCGCCTGTTTGCGGTGGGCCTTTTATTGGAAGCTATTAGCATTAGTTTGGGAGTCATTGATTTTGAAGGCGGTTATTTCCCGCTATGGCTGGCTTTATTGTGGCTTGGTTTCGCAGCTATGGCACCAGTTGCACTTGACTGGCTGGCAAAAAAGACGTGGCTGGCGTTGATCGCGGGCGCGGTTTCAGGGCCCGTGACTTATATGACCGGCGTTCAGTTTGGTGCCGCCGCTATTGAGTCAACGCTGGTAACGGTTGTGACCTATGCCGCTGTATGGTCATTGATGATGGGCTACTTCGTCTATCTTATGACATCTAAGCCTAATGAACGTAAGGAGATATTGCCATGA
- a CDS encoding chalcone isomerase family protein, with protein sequence MKRFLTAALTLILSAVNASALAASCEASVPGDFFKVGETRLSVLFWDVYDATLYSPSGAYEKSERQALKLNYLRDIDADELIETTEEEWQKLKLDASEHDEWLAKLKAIWPDIKEGDCLLLVESDNGYAEFYQGEELLGTVESQAFTDQFLAIWLSPESRFKEERNELVGAK encoded by the coding sequence ATGAAACGTTTTCTGACAGCGGCATTGACGCTGATATTAAGTGCCGTGAATGCTTCTGCGTTGGCGGCCAGTTGCGAGGCGTCGGTGCCCGGGGATTTTTTTAAAGTCGGAGAAACCCGGCTCAGTGTTCTGTTTTGGGATGTCTATGATGCGACGCTTTATAGCCCATCGGGTGCGTATGAAAAAAGTGAACGTCAGGCGCTCAAGCTGAATTATTTGCGAGATATTGACGCTGATGAGCTCATCGAAACGACCGAAGAAGAGTGGCAAAAGTTGAAGCTGGACGCTTCAGAGCATGACGAATGGTTAGCAAAACTAAAGGCTATCTGGCCGGACATTAAAGAGGGCGACTGCCTTCTTCTGGTGGAAAGTGATAACGGCTATGCAGAGTTTTATCAAGGCGAAGAATTGTTAGGCACAGTTGAGAGCCAGGCGTTTACCGATCAGTTTCTGGCGATATGGTTGTCTCCGGAAAGTCGCTTCAAAGAAGAGCGTAACGAACTTGTGGGTGCAAAATAA
- a CDS encoding DUF3833 domain-containing protein, which yields MVKLIKVFVLVSVATLLAACSTSIDTYKSAKPVLKLEEFFKGDLVAYGMVQDYSGEVIQRFTVEMTGTWDGNEGKLDEYFTYADGREQRRIWYITKTGENSYEGRADDVEGVAKGTTAGNVLNWEYQLEVQMDGEPLVLTLDDWLYLVDEDNMINRTNMCKWGIPVGEITLYIGKK from the coding sequence ATGGTTAAGTTAATAAAAGTATTTGTTCTGGTCAGTGTTGCTACGTTGCTAGCCGCTTGCTCAACTAGCATAGACACTTATAAGTCAGCCAAACCTGTCTTAAAGCTCGAAGAGTTTTTCAAAGGCGACTTAGTGGCTTATGGCATGGTTCAGGACTACAGCGGTGAAGTGATACAACGCTTCACTGTTGAAATGACCGGAACTTGGGACGGTAACGAAGGGAAGCTGGACGAATACTTTACCTATGCCGACGGTCGTGAACAGCGTCGTATTTGGTACATTACTAAAACTGGTGAAAACAGTTATGAAGGGCGAGCCGATGACGTTGAAGGCGTTGCAAAAGGTACAACTGCGGGTAACGTTCTTAATTGGGAATATCAGTTGGAAGTACAAATGGACGGCGAGCCTTTGGTACTGACCTTGGACGACTGGCTGTATTTGGTGGATGAAGATAATATGATCAACCGTACTAACATGTGTAAGTGGGGCATTCCGGTTGGTGAAATCACGCTTTATATTGGTAAAAAATAA
- a CDS encoding DUF3912 family protein, giving the protein MAINYPSFTYNNPRIQGQTVFIKRGPHQGKLGIIAKVMDNERYLVSQADFGSEQVIFKRSDFLVHRYRKIKVPIDRVAGKNPDVL; this is encoded by the coding sequence GTGGCAATTAATTATCCGTCATTTACCTACAATAACCCGCGTATTCAGGGGCAAACAGTATTTATCAAGCGAGGTCCTCATCAGGGCAAGCTTGGCATTATTGCTAAGGTCATGGATAACGAGCGTTATTTAGTGTCACAGGCAGATTTCGGCTCTGAGCAAGTTATTTTCAAACGCAGCGACTTTTTGGTGCACCGTTACCGAAAAATTAAGGTGCCGATTGACCGCGTGGCGGGCAAAAACCCAGACGTTCTGTAA
- a CDS encoding Nif3-like dinuclear metal center hexameric protein, translating to MTVKRSELHHYLNSYLNSGVIKDYCPNGLQVEGTESIGKVITGVTACQALIDKAVEEQADAILVHHGYFWKGEPEPITGMKKNRIKQLLKHDINLFAYHLPLDVHSEVGNNAQLAKLMGWQMDGPVDSSDPACPLVVGSVSESMTGQLFANELESKLQRPLTCWVEPTRPIQKLAWCTGGGQGFIDRAAALGVDAFITGEVSEPTIHSAREQGIGFYAAGHHATERYGAKALGEHLAGKFGLDVRFIDIDSPA from the coding sequence ATGACAGTTAAGCGTTCTGAACTTCACCATTATTTAAATTCTTATTTAAACAGTGGGGTAATAAAAGACTACTGCCCAAACGGGTTACAGGTAGAGGGGACTGAATCTATTGGTAAAGTCATTACCGGAGTGACAGCGTGTCAGGCGCTCATAGATAAGGCCGTGGAAGAGCAGGCCGATGCTATTCTCGTGCATCATGGTTATTTCTGGAAGGGAGAACCTGAGCCTATCACCGGCATGAAAAAAAACCGTATAAAGCAATTGCTGAAGCACGACATTAACTTGTTTGCCTATCACTTACCGCTCGATGTTCATTCTGAGGTAGGTAATAACGCTCAGTTAGCAAAGCTGATGGGGTGGCAAATGGACGGGCCGGTTGATTCGAGTGATCCTGCGTGTCCTTTAGTGGTTGGCTCGGTAAGTGAATCAATGACAGGGCAGCTATTCGCAAATGAACTTGAGAGCAAATTACAACGCCCACTCACGTGCTGGGTAGAGCCGACTCGCCCTATTCAGAAGTTAGCTTGGTGTACCGGCGGTGGACAAGGCTTTATTGACAGGGCTGCTGCATTGGGCGTTGACGCTTTTATTACTGGGGAGGTCTCAGAGCCGACTATTCACAGCGCTCGCGAGCAGGGGATTGGTTTTTATGCCGCAGGCCATCATGCCACTGAGCGTTACGGCGCAAAAGCACTGGGTGAACATCTTGCCGGCAAGTTTGGTTTGGATGTGCGCTTTATTGATATAGACAGTCCGGCCTAG
- a CDS encoding methyltransferase domain-containing protein, with translation MNNEKRQRGDFSGISKKFSKNIYDSTKGRLRMAVLKRDLQPLLNGQTCQVLDVGAGLGQANEWFLEKGFEVLHTDISEEMVEAARLRHEELGLAGKCSYQTADLATLARNESQFPIVLCHAVLEWVPDAETALTQLNALLAPGGTLSLMFYNRNAKLFANAVYGNFDYIERGLKVKKTVRLSPQNPLVPEEVENIVHKLGLEVTQKTGVRCFHDYLRNLDDQQRFGELLAIELKYNQQPPYRDLGRYQHWLIRKPENEQ, from the coding sequence ATGAATAACGAAAAACGCCAACGTGGCGACTTTAGTGGTATTAGCAAAAAGTTTTCTAAGAACATTTATGACAGCACAAAAGGGCGCCTGAGAATGGCTGTTCTTAAAAGAGATTTGCAGCCTTTATTGAACGGTCAGACGTGCCAGGTTCTCGATGTCGGTGCGGGGCTTGGTCAGGCTAATGAGTGGTTTCTTGAAAAAGGTTTCGAAGTGTTGCATACCGACATTTCAGAAGAGATGGTTGAAGCCGCTCGGCTGCGTCATGAAGAGCTCGGGTTAGCCGGTAAATGCAGCTACCAAACTGCTGACTTAGCGACGTTAGCACGTAATGAAAGCCAATTTCCAATAGTGCTTTGCCATGCAGTTTTAGAATGGGTACCAGATGCCGAAACAGCATTGACTCAATTGAATGCGTTGCTAGCCCCGGGAGGTACACTTTCACTGATGTTTTACAACCGTAATGCCAAACTGTTTGCTAATGCGGTTTACGGTAACTTTGATTATATCGAGCGTGGCTTAAAGGTGAAAAAAACGGTGCGGTTAAGTCCGCAGAACCCGTTGGTGCCGGAAGAGGTTGAAAACATCGTGCATAAGCTTGGGCTGGAAGTGACCCAAAAAACCGGAGTTCGTTGCTTTCATGACTATTTGAGAAACCTTGATGATCAGCAGCGTTTCGGCGAGCTGCTCGCCATTGAATTGAAATATAACCAGCAACCCCCTTATCGCGACTTGGGGCGCTACCAACATTGGTTGATAAGAAAACCGGAGAACGAACAATGA
- a CDS encoding NAD(P)-dependent oxidoreductase: protein MTKQCAFIGLGVMGYPMAGHLQKQGFDTCVYNRTESKAKAWVNEYQGRYGETPAQAVKNADFVLVCVGNDDDVRSVFYGDDGILAGLKNGAIVIDHTTASAELARELNESVIQQGGLFMDAPVSGGQAGAENGVLTAMVGGEQAAFDAAGDVLACYSKTRELMGDAGAGQLAKMVNQICIAGVVQGLSEGLQLARKVGLDPDKLIAAISQGAAGSWQMENRYKTMWNNEYEHGFAVDWMRKDLKIALNEADRQGLSMPLTALVDQFYADVQKMGGNRWDTSSLLARLEK from the coding sequence ATGACAAAACAGTGCGCATTTATTGGTTTAGGTGTTATGGGCTACCCAATGGCGGGCCATTTGCAAAAGCAGGGCTTTGATACATGTGTGTATAACCGTACGGAGAGCAAAGCGAAAGCCTGGGTAAACGAGTACCAGGGGCGCTATGGTGAAACACCGGCACAAGCGGTTAAAAATGCGGATTTTGTTTTGGTTTGCGTTGGCAACGATGACGATGTGCGCAGTGTATTTTATGGCGACGATGGTATTTTAGCTGGCTTAAAAAATGGCGCTATTGTTATTGATCACACCACCGCATCGGCAGAGTTGGCCCGAGAACTTAACGAATCTGTTATTCAACAAGGTGGTCTATTTATGGACGCGCCGGTATCTGGTGGACAAGCTGGCGCCGAAAATGGTGTGTTAACGGCAATGGTTGGCGGTGAACAGGCTGCTTTTGATGCAGCTGGCGATGTATTGGCGTGTTATAGCAAAACACGTGAATTAATGGGCGACGCTGGAGCCGGGCAATTAGCTAAAATGGTGAACCAAATTTGTATTGCCGGCGTGGTTCAAGGCTTGTCCGAAGGTTTACAGTTAGCGCGCAAAGTAGGGCTAGATCCTGACAAACTTATTGCTGCAATAAGTCAAGGCGCTGCGGGCTCCTGGCAAATGGAGAACCGTTATAAAACGATGTGGAATAACGAATATGAGCATGGCTTTGCGGTAGACTGGATGCGCAAAGACCTAAAAATTGCGTTGAACGAAGCCGACAGACAAGGTCTCTCCATGCCATTAACTGCATTAGTCGATCAGTTTTACGCTGACGTCCAGAAGATGGGCGGCAACCGCTGGGATACTTCAAGCCTGCTAGCCCGCCTGGAAAAATAA
- a CDS encoding DUF1329 domain-containing protein has protein sequence MNKLMLKAGVFAMSVISASVAAKVSPEEAARLGQDLTPIGAEKAANADGSIPAWDGGYSDHSVEVVRGNDPFADEKPLFTITKDNLAEYKDNLTPGQVAMFEKYPDYKMHVYPTHRTATYPDELWPKIKSNAENAEMVAGGNGLENFDTTIPFPIPQNGLEVVWNHITRYRGGAVTRNIAQFPVLANGDYVTVELKETLAFPEYLETGRQEADDNILFYFMQEVEAPSRLTGTVLLVHETINQVKEGRRAWIYNAGQRRVRRAPNVAYDGPGTASDGLRTSDNLDMYNGAPDKYNWELKGKKEIYIPYNNFKIMNPELNYEDIIQAGHMNQDLIRYEKHRVWVVEGSLKEGERHIYSKRTMYIDEDSWTASIIDHYDGRGELWRVGEALNTQFYNQDVPWMAAEALYDLNSGRYISLGLGNEEDPYMEWDIEVSRDEFTTNALRRKGFR, from the coding sequence ATGAATAAACTGATGCTAAAAGCTGGCGTTTTCGCCATGTCGGTGATTTCCGCGAGCGTTGCGGCTAAAGTATCACCTGAAGAAGCCGCACGGCTTGGTCAAGACTTAACCCCTATTGGTGCTGAGAAGGCAGCAAATGCCGACGGTTCTATCCCCGCATGGGACGGTGGTTACTCTGATCACTCCGTAGAAGTTGTTCGCGGTAATGACCCGTTTGCTGACGAGAAGCCACTATTCACGATTACTAAAGATAACCTGGCTGAGTACAAAGACAACTTAACGCCGGGTCAGGTTGCAATGTTCGAGAAGTATCCGGACTACAAAATGCATGTTTACCCGACACACCGTACGGCGACTTACCCCGACGAGTTGTGGCCAAAAATCAAGTCAAATGCTGAAAACGCAGAAATGGTTGCAGGCGGTAACGGCCTGGAAAACTTCGACACCACCATTCCGTTCCCTATTCCTCAGAACGGTTTAGAGGTTGTTTGGAACCATATTACTCGTTATCGCGGTGGTGCAGTAACACGTAACATTGCACAATTTCCAGTATTGGCGAATGGTGATTACGTAACCGTTGAGCTGAAAGAAACACTGGCATTTCCTGAATACTTAGAAACAGGTCGCCAGGAAGCTGACGACAACATCCTGTTTTACTTTATGCAGGAAGTTGAAGCACCTTCGCGCTTAACCGGTACCGTTCTGTTGGTTCACGAAACCATTAACCAGGTTAAAGAAGGTCGTCGTGCGTGGATTTATAACGCAGGTCAACGCCGCGTTCGTCGCGCGCCTAACGTAGCTTATGACGGTCCGGGTACCGCGTCCGATGGTCTGCGTACCTCAGATAACCTTGATATGTACAACGGTGCGCCGGACAAGTACAACTGGGAGCTTAAGGGTAAAAAAGAAATTTATATCCCTTACAACAACTTTAAGATCATGAACCCTGAATTAAATTATGAAGATATCATTCAGGCTGGTCATATGAACCAAGATCTTATTCGTTACGAAAAACACCGTGTCTGGGTTGTGGAAGGTAGCCTGAAAGAAGGCGAACGCCACATCTACTCAAAACGTACTATGTACATTGACGAAGATAGCTGGACAGCGTCTATCATCGACCATTATGACGGTCGTGGCGAACTGTGGCGTGTTGGTGAAGCTCTGAATACTCAGTTCTATAACCAAGACGTACCATGGATGGCTGCCGAAGCATTGTACGACTTAAACTCTGGTCGTTATATCTCGCTTGGCTTGGGTAACGAAGAAGACCCATACATGGAGTGGGATATTGAAGTAAGCCGTGACGAGTTCACTACTAACGCTCTACGCCGTAAAGGCTTCAGGTAA
- a CDS encoding WD40/YVTN/BNR-like repeat-containing protein, producing the protein MRSSFALSGLLLGAFFSTAVYAQDGDTTTNTDYEVISAPALSSDEIRSEVLIEIASNGQQLVAVGAHGNVIRQDSDGNWVQADVDSSVLITSVDFANAEKGWATGHHGVILTTEDGGQSWTRQLDGFQLMELEKAFYQKKVSALQAQIEKEEDPEVIGELEWQLEEAQFQISNIEVAEEEGPSKPFLDILALNEQTAFAIGAYGTFLKTTDGGANWQVISDKLENPGGYHLNAIIARGNDFFIVGEAGLLFSSDDKGENWTRLESPYRGSLFGAHLDNSDNLWIYGLRGNAYVSSDKGQSFEQVETGTGVNLSAGVSTESGDQLIVGHSGTILKVDAELNVEALRHPSGSVMTDIVVVNDGEWLMTGRSGLLHWPAKVTEDEALASQQGAQ; encoded by the coding sequence ATGCGTTCGTCTTTTGCCCTGTCCGGGCTGTTGTTGGGGGCGTTTTTTAGCACCGCGGTATATGCCCAGGACGGCGATACAACAACAAACACTGACTACGAAGTTATCAGTGCACCAGCGCTGTCGTCTGACGAAATACGAAGTGAAGTACTTATTGAAATTGCTTCTAATGGTCAACAACTTGTTGCTGTTGGCGCACACGGGAATGTGATTCGTCAGGACAGTGATGGCAATTGGGTGCAGGCAGATGTTGATAGCAGCGTACTCATTACCAGTGTTGATTTTGCGAACGCTGAAAAGGGTTGGGCGACGGGGCATCATGGTGTCATTTTAACAACTGAAGATGGCGGCCAAAGCTGGACACGTCAATTAGATGGTTTTCAATTAATGGAGTTGGAAAAGGCGTTTTATCAGAAAAAAGTGTCAGCTCTTCAAGCTCAAATTGAAAAAGAAGAAGATCCAGAGGTTATCGGCGAACTGGAGTGGCAGCTGGAAGAAGCTCAGTTTCAAATCAGTAATATTGAAGTGGCAGAGGAAGAAGGTCCCAGCAAACCATTTTTAGACATACTGGCACTCAATGAACAAACGGCGTTTGCTATCGGCGCTTACGGAACCTTCCTGAAAACCACTGATGGTGGAGCAAACTGGCAGGTTATTTCCGACAAGCTGGAAAACCCCGGGGGTTATCATTTAAATGCCATTATTGCTCGTGGCAATGACTTTTTCATTGTTGGTGAAGCAGGACTGTTGTTTAGCAGTGACGATAAAGGCGAAAACTGGACGCGCTTAGAATCGCCCTACAGAGGCTCGCTATTTGGCGCGCATTTAGATAATTCTGATAACTTATGGATTTATGGTCTTCGCGGTAACGCTTATGTCTCTTCGGACAAAGGTCAGTCTTTTGAGCAAGTTGAAACAGGCACTGGCGTTAACCTGTCTGCTGGTGTTTCAACTGAGTCAGGCGACCAGTTAATTGTCGGACATTCTGGAACGATTTTAAAAGTTGATGCCGAGCTCAATGTTGAGGCGCTCAGACACCCTAGTGGCTCCGTAATGACAGACATTGTCGTCGTTAACGACGGTGAGTGGTTAATGACGGGACGTAGCGGGTTATTACATTGGCCGGCTAAAGTGACTGAGGACGAAGCGTTGGCATCTCAACAAGGAGCGCAGTAA
- a CDS encoding efflux RND transporter permease subunit — translation MDNPISKKPAGIIEKLLFGFRAPWLVIFLLITVFLGYNAAQVRPDASLTKMIPTHHPFIQNYFEYQDDLASLGNVVRIAVEHKNGDIFDAEFQKKLQEITDEVFFIPGVNRSGLRSLWTPNVRWMEVTEEGFVGGPVIPDSYDGSEESLEKLRTNVLRSGEVGNLVANNFESTIIYVPLDEVNPETGKKLDYQEFSEKLETLVREKYQSEDIAIHITGFAKLIGDLIEGAEQVGLFFLLAIAITLAMLYAYSRCWRSTFTVLGCSIIAVLWQLGIIKLIGSGINPYSMLVPFLVFAIGVSHGVQVINAISHNRVAGFDKLESAKLAFRGLYVAGLTALASDAIGFTTLMVIDIEVIKELAIAASIGVAVVVLTNLGLLPILMSYLGTSKNGVEYEKRIEGERHPIFELFSKFTQPKWAYSAVAVALAMLAWGLINSQNMEIGDLDKGAPELRPDSRYNQDNAFIVDNYSSSTDIFVVMAASAPEQCIAYDNLELMERFSWHMENTPGVQDVKSVVYVSKMGMFGINEGNLKWFSLNRNKYVINASLSRIPDGLINNDCSMAPIIIYLDDHKAKTLQTVVDSVESFNNRYQQEGLDLLMAAGNSGIEAATNDVISKAQNKMLLWVYGVVIVLCFISFRSLRAVACIILPLAFTTVMSQGLMAVLGIGIKVATLPVIALGVGIGVDYGIYIYSKVKEGLQQGMSLQDTYKYSLDNTGKAVGFTGLTLAIGVATWIFSPIKFQADMGILLTFMFLWNMLGALILIPALARLFRVGSKNEQ, via the coding sequence ATGGATAATCCAATATCGAAAAAGCCGGCGGGAATTATCGAGAAGTTACTTTTCGGATTTCGTGCGCCCTGGCTGGTTATATTCTTACTGATTACCGTTTTTCTTGGATACAACGCCGCGCAGGTTCGTCCCGATGCCAGCCTGACCAAGATGATTCCAACGCATCATCCGTTTATTCAAAACTATTTTGAGTATCAGGATGACCTTGCCAGCTTAGGTAACGTTGTCCGTATCGCAGTTGAGCATAAAAACGGTGATATTTTTGACGCCGAGTTTCAAAAGAAACTGCAGGAAATTACGGATGAGGTCTTTTTTATTCCGGGTGTTAACCGTTCAGGCTTAAGAAGCTTATGGACCCCTAATGTCCGCTGGATGGAAGTGACCGAAGAAGGCTTTGTGGGTGGTCCCGTTATTCCGGACAGTTATGATGGCAGCGAGGAGTCGCTAGAGAAGCTACGAACTAACGTTCTGCGCTCTGGTGAAGTCGGTAACCTCGTTGCAAATAACTTTGAATCAACCATCATTTATGTACCACTTGATGAAGTTAATCCGGAAACGGGCAAAAAGCTCGACTATCAGGAGTTTTCAGAAAAGCTGGAAACCTTGGTCCGCGAAAAATACCAAAGTGAAGACATTGCTATTCACATTACCGGCTTCGCCAAACTCATTGGTGATCTCATTGAGGGGGCTGAGCAGGTTGGCTTGTTCTTCTTGCTGGCTATTGCCATTACGTTAGCGATGCTTTATGCCTATAGCCGTTGCTGGCGAAGTACTTTTACCGTACTTGGCTGTTCTATTATCGCGGTACTCTGGCAGCTGGGCATTATTAAGCTGATAGGCAGTGGTATTAATCCATATTCGATGCTGGTGCCGTTCCTGGTCTTTGCGATAGGGGTATCGCACGGTGTTCAGGTTATCAATGCGATTAGTCATAACCGCGTTGCCGGCTTTGACAAGCTTGAATCTGCCAAACTAGCGTTCCGCGGGCTTTATGTTGCGGGTCTAACGGCACTGGCAAGTGACGCCATTGGCTTTACCACACTCATGGTTATTGACATAGAAGTCATTAAAGAGCTGGCGATTGCCGCAAGTATTGGTGTTGCGGTTGTGGTGTTGACTAACTTGGGTCTACTGCCAATTTTAATGTCGTACCTGGGTACTTCTAAAAATGGCGTAGAGTATGAGAAACGCATTGAAGGCGAGCGTCACCCCATATTTGAGTTATTTTCTAAGTTTACTCAACCTAAATGGGCTTATTCCGCAGTAGCGGTTGCATTAGCAATGTTGGCTTGGGGCTTAATTAACAGCCAGAATATGGAGATTGGCGACCTTGATAAAGGGGCACCAGAGTTGCGTCCTGACAGCCGTTACAACCAGGACAACGCCTTTATTGTCGACAACTACAGCTCGAGTACCGATATCTTTGTTGTTATGGCAGCATCTGCGCCAGAACAATGCATTGCTTATGACAACCTGGAGCTAATGGAGCGCTTTAGTTGGCACATGGAAAACACCCCGGGTGTGCAAGACGTTAAATCAGTCGTCTACGTGTCAAAAATGGGCATGTTCGGTATTAATGAGGGGAACCTCAAGTGGTTCAGCCTGAACCGCAACAAATATGTTATTAACGCATCATTAAGCCGTATTCCTGATGGTTTAATTAATAACGATTGCTCAATGGCACCTATCATCATTTATCTGGATGATCACAAAGCAAAAACTCTGCAAACCGTTGTCGACTCAGTGGAAAGTTTCAATAACCGTTACCAACAGGAAGGGCTTGATTTGCTCATGGCTGCCGGTAACTCGGGTATTGAAGCGGCGACTAACGATGTTATCTCCAAAGCTCAGAACAAAATGTTGTTGTGGGTGTATGGCGTGGTTATTGTGCTTTGTTTCATAAGTTTCCGCAGCTTAAGAGCCGTTGCCTGTATTATTTTACCGTTGGCGTTTACGACCGTCATGAGTCAAGGCTTAATGGCTGTGCTGGGTATTGGCATTAAAGTCGCGACTTTACCGGTTATAGCCTTGGGTGTCGGTATTGGTGTTGACTACGGCATTTATATTTACAGTAAAGTGAAAGAAGGCTTACAGCAGGGGATGTCACTGCAGGACACCTATAAATATTCGCTGGATAATACGGGTAAGGCCGTTGGCTTTACAGGACTTACTCTGGCAATAGGTGTAGCAACCTGGATATTCTCGCCAATTAAGTTCCAGGCGGATATGGGCATCTTGCTGACCTTCATGTTCCTTTGGAATATGTTGGGCGCGCTCATTCTTATTCCGGCATTGGCGCGTTTGTTCCGAGTAGGCAGTAAAAACGAGCAGTAA